A genomic stretch from Falco cherrug isolate bFalChe1 chromosome 1, bFalChe1.pri, whole genome shotgun sequence includes:
- the MYO18A gene encoding unconventional myosin-XVIIIa isoform X1: MFNLMKKDKEKDGARKEKKEKKEKKERMSAAELKSLEEMSMRRGFFNLNRASKRDSKTRLEISNPIPIKVASGSDLHLTDIDSDSNRGSVILDSGHLSTASSSDDLKVDDANFKGSVLQRAAKFGSLAKQNSQMIVKRFSFSQKSRDESTSETSTPSEHSAAPSPQVEVRMLETQLSKQGVPQGHPCTPPATSLRARVPELVSKRFPAELRLPALVPPQPPTPRQLELQRRNTGDFGFSLRRTTMLDRAPDGQVYRRVVHFAEPGAGTKDLALGLVPGDRLVEINGRNVESKSRDEIVEMIRQSGETVQLKVQPILELSELSRCWLRGGQGTRRAAWDKLQPGEKRPTPMKTTPASPQQAPPSPTSCPSPSEEAQRRLERIFTTSLDPAASASAPSQVPYPHPQEPSASTSDAPPSSVCRWAGICARASCWSGQADDAPAAAFGPVPAAAQAKTEEQIAAEEAWYETEKVWLVHRDGFSLGSQLRLEEGVPLPEGKVKVKLDHDGTVLEVEEDDVEKANPPSCDRVEDLASLLYLNESSVLHTLRQRYGGNLLHTYAGPTMVIINPLSSPSMYSEKVMHMFKGCRREDTSPHIYAVAQAAYRSMLMSRQDQAVVLLGASGSGKTTNCQHLVQYLTTIAGSTGKVFSVEKWQALYTILEAFGNSSTGMNGNATRFSQIISLDFDQAGQVASASIQTLLLEKLRVTKRPANEATFNIFYYLLACSDSTLRTELHFNHLAENNVFGIVPLSKPEEKQKATQQFNKLQAAMKVMGISSDEQKAFWLVLGAIYHLGAAGATKDADEAGRKQFARHEWAQKAAYLLGCSLEELSSSIFKHQPKGTLQRSTSFRQGPDEPPLGDSGTGPKLTALECLEGMAAGLYSELFTLLISLLNRALKSSQHSVCSVTVVDTPGAQNPELAGQSRGATFEELCHNYTQERLQLLFHQRTFARELERYKEENIELALADAEPGSSGSIAAVDQPSHQALVRSLARTDEARGLLWLLEEEALQPGGNEDTLLERLFSYYGPQEGGKKGHNPLLPSDKPRHFLLGHSSGTNWVEYDATGWLNHVKHNPASQNASVLLQESQKKVISSLFAGRGGSALVLSGSVAGLEGGSQLALRRATSMRKTFTTGVAAVKKKSLCIQIKLQVDALIDSIKKSKLHFVHCFLPKAAGGGGDPRALPCRRVSGSELELPAEHCEAGLMQLDVPLLRAQLRGSRLLDTLRMYRQGYPDHMVFAEFRRRFDVLAPHLTKKHGRNYIVVDEKRAVEELLESLDLEKSSYHMGLSRVFFRAGSLARLEEQRDAQTSRNITLFQAACRGFLARQQFKKRKIQDLAIRCVQKNIKKNKGVKGWPWWKLFTTVRPLIEVQLTEDQIRGKDEEIQQLKSKLEKVEKERNELRLNSDRLESRITELTSELTDERNTGESASQLLDAETAERLRAEKEMKDLQAKYDALKKQMESMEMEVMEARLIRAAELNGELDDDDSGGEWRLKYERAVREIDFTKKRLQQELEDKLEVEQQGKRQLERRLTDLQADSEESQRALQQLKKKCQRLAAELQDTKLHLEGQQGRNHDLEKKQRRFDTELSQAHEEAQRERLQREKLSREKDVLVAEVFGLKQLLEDKDSDIAGLTQKAEALEAELQDISSQESKDEASLAKVKKQLRDLEAKVKDQEEELDEQAGTIQMLEQAKLRLEMEMERLRQTHAKEVESRDEEVEEIRQSCQKKLKQMEVQLEEEYEDKQKVLREKRELESKLSAVSEQANQRDFETEKRLRRDLKRTKALLADAQIMLDHLKNNAPSKREIAQLKNQLEESEFTCAAAVKARKSMEVEIEDLHLQIDDLAKAKAGLEEQLSRLQREKNEVQSRLEEDQEDMNELMKKHKAAVAQASRDLAQMNDLQAQLEEVNKEKQELQEKLQGLQSQLEFLEQSMVDKSLVSRQEAKIRELETRLEFERTQVKRLESLATRLKENMEKLTEERDQRAAAENREKEQNKRLQRQLRDVKEEMGELAKKEAEASRKKHELEMDLESLEAANQSLQSDLKLAFKRIGDLQAAIEDEMESDSNEDLINSLQDMVAKYQKRKSKLDGDSDVDSELEDRVDGVKSWLSKNKGSSKALSDDGSLKGSSPPSSRHTFTYDRWDEEQDTGESTRRYSHSSPSASEADSRATETPA; encoded by the exons ATGTTCAACTTGATGAAAaaggacaaggagaaggatgggGCCCgaaaggagaagaaggaaaagaaggagaagaaggagcgGATGTCGGCGGCTGAACTGAAGAGCTTGGAGGAGATGAGCATGCGCCGGGGCTTCTTCAACCTCAACCGTGCCTCCAAGCGGGACTCCAAGACCCGCCTGGAGATCTCCAACCCCATCCCCATTAAGGTGGCCAGTGGCTCCGACCTGCATCTCACAGATATCGACTCCGACAGCAACCGGGGCAGCGTCATCTTGGACTCAGGCCACCTGAGCACGGCCAGCTCCAGCGATGATCTCAAGGTGGACGATGCCAACTTCAAGGGCTCGGTGCTGCAGCGGGCGGCCAAGTTTGGCTCGTTGGCCAAGCAGAACTCACAGATGATTGTCAAACGTTTCTCCTTCTCCCAGAAGAGCCGGGATGAGAGCACCTCAGAGACATCCACCCCCTCCGAGCActcagcagccccctccccacaggtGGAGGTGCGCATGCTGGAGACCCAGCTTTCCAAGCAAGGGGTCCCCCAAGGACACCCCTGCAcccctcctgccacctccctgcgTGCCAGGGTGCCGGAGCTCGTTAGCAAGAGGTTTCCTGCTGAGCTGCGGCTGCCCGCCTTGgtgcccccgcagccccccaccccacggcagctggagctgcagaggcGCAACACTGGTGATTTTGGCTTCTCCCTACGCCGCACCACCATGCTGGACCGGGCGCCCGACGGGCAGGTGTACCGACGTGTCGTGCACTTTGCTGAACCTGGAGCTGGCACCAAAGACTTGGCGTTGGGGTTGGTGCCTGGTGACCGGTTGGTGGAGATCAATGGACGAAATGTGGAGAGCAAATCCCGGGATGAGATCGTGGAGATGATCCGGCAGTCGGGGGAGACGGTGCAGCTGAAGGTGCAGCCCATCCTGGAGCTGAGTGAGCTGAGCCGCTGCTGGCTGCGGGGTGGCCAGGGGACACGCCGCGCTGCTTGGGAT AAGCTGCAGCCTGGTGAGAAGCGGCCAACCCCCATGAAAACCACCCCGGCATCCCCCCAGCAG gctccccccagccccacgtcCTGCCCGAGCCCGTCAGAGGAGGCACAGCGCCGGCTGGAGAGGATCTTCACCACTTCT CTGGACCCCGCCGCCTCTGCCTCGGCACCCAGCCAGGTACCGTACCCCCATCCTCAGGAGCCCTCTGCCTCCACCAGCGATGCCCCACCATCCTCTGTCTGCCGCTGGGCTGGCATCTGCGCCCGTGCCTCATGCTGGAGC GGTCAAGCGGACGATGCCCCGGCAGCCGCCTTTGGCCCcgtccctgctgcagctcag GCCAAGACGGAGGAGCAGATAGCCGCCGAGGAGGCCTGGTATGAGACAGAGAAGGTGTGGCTGGTGCACAGAGATGGCTTCTCCTTGG gcagccagctgcggCTGGAGGAGGGTGTCCCCCTGCCCGAGGGCAAGGTGAAGGTGAAGCTGGACCATGATGGAACCGTtctggaggtggaggaggacGATGTGGAGAAG GCAAACCCCCCCTCCTGTGACCGCGTGGAGGACCTCGCCAGCCTCCTCTACCTCAACGAGTCCAGCGTGCTGCACACGCTGCGGCAGCGCTACGGTGGAAACCTCCTGCACACCTACGCCGGCCCCACCATGGTCATCATCAACCCACTGAGCTCCCCCTCCATGTATTCTGAGAAG GTCATGCACATGTTCAAAGGGTGCCGCAGGGAGGACACGTCCCCGCACATCTACGCGGTGGCCCAGGCTGCCTACCGCAGCATGCTGATGAGCCGCCAGGACCAAGCGGTCGTGCTGCTGGGCGCCAGTGGCAGCGGCAAAACCACCAACTGCCAACACCTTGTCCAGTACCTCACCACCATCGCTGGCAGCACTGGCAAGGTCTTCTCTG TGGAGAAGTGGCAGGCTCTCTACACCATCCTGGAGGCTTTTGGCAATAGCAGCACCGGCATGAATGGCAACGCCACCCGCTTCTCCCAGATCATCTCTCTGGACTTCGACCAGGCTGGGCAGGTGGCATCTGCCTCCATACAG acgctgctgctggagaagctgcGCGTCACGAAGCGCCCAGCCAACGAAGCAACCTTCAACATCTTCTACTACCTGCTGGCCTGCTCTGACAGCACCCTGCG GACTGAGCTTCATTTCAACCACTTGGCAGAGAACAACGTCTTTGGCATCGTGCCCCTCTCCAAG CcggaggaaaagcagaaggcGACCCAGCAGTTCAACAAGCTTCAGGCTGCCATGAAGGTGATGGGCATCTCCAGCGATGAGCAGAAAGCCTTCTGGCTTGTCCTGGGGGCCATTTATCATCTGGGGGCCGCCGGGGCCACAAAAG ACGCCGACGAAG CTGGAAGGAAGCAGTTTGCACGGCACGAGTGGGCTCAGAAAGCCGCTTacctgctgggctgcagcctggaggAGCTCTCCTCCTCCATCTTCAAGCACCAGCCCAAGGGTACCCTGCAGCGATCCACCTCCTTCCGGCAGGGCCCCGATGAGCCCCCCCTGGGTGACAGCGGTACAG GTCCCAAGCTGACAGCACTGGAGTGCCTGGAGGGCATGGCGGCCGGCTTGTACTCTGAGCTCTTCACCCTCCTCATCTCCCTCCTCAACAG GGCGCTGAAATCGAGCCAGCACTCGGTGTGCTCGGTGACGGTGGTGGACACCCCGGGGGCGCAGAACCCCgagctggcagggcagagccggGGGGCCACCTTCGAGGAGCTTTGCCACAACTACACCCAGGAGCgcctgcagctgctcttccaCCAGCGCACCTTCGCCCGCGAGCTGGAGCGCTACAAGGAG GAGAACATAGAGCTTGCCCTGGCTGATGCCGAGCCCGGCTCCTCTGGCTCCATAGCTGCTGTAGACCAGCCCTCGCACCAGGCACTG GTCCGGTCACTGGCCCGCACAGACGAGGCGcgggggctgctgtggctgctggaggaggaggcGCTGCAGCCAGGCGGCAACGAGGACACCTTGCTGGAGCGGCTCTTCTCCTACTACGGCCCCCAGGAAGGGGGCAAGAAAG GGCACAACCCGCTGCTCCCCAGTGACAAGCCCCGACATTTCCTTCTGGGCCACAGCTCGGGGACCAACTGGGTGGAGTACGATGCCACGGGCTGGCTCAACCACGTCAAGCACAACCCGGCCTCCCAAAATGCCTCCGTCCTGCTGCAGGAGTCACAGAA GAAGGTCATCAGCAGCCTGTTTGCGGGCCGTGGCGGGTCAGCGCTGGTGCTGTCGGGCTcggtggcagggctggagggggggtCCCAGCTGGCCCTGCGCCGGGCCACCAGCATGCGGAAGACCTTCACCACCGGCGTGGCTGCTGTCAAGAAGAAATCCCTCTGCATCCAGATCAAGCTGCAAGTG GACGCCCTCATTGACAGCATCAAGAAGTCCAAGCTCCACTTTGTGCACTGCTTCCTGCCCaaggcggcggggggcggcggggacccCCGGGCTCTGCCGTGCCGGCGGGTGAGCGGCAGTGAACTGGAGCTGCCGGCGGAGCACTGCGAGGCCGGGCTCATGCAGCTGGACGTGCCCCTCCTGCGTGCCCAGCTCCGCGGCTCCCGCCTGCTCGACACCCTCCGCATGTACCGCCAAG GGTATCCCGACCACATGGTTTTTGCGGAGTTCAGGCGGCGCTTTGACGTCCTGGCCCCACACCTGACCAAGAAGCACGGGCGCAACTACATCGTCGTGGATGAGAAGCGG gCGGTGGAGGAGCTCCTGGAGTCACTGGacctggagaagagcagctaCCACATGGGCTTGAGCCGG GTGTTTTTCCGAGCTGGATCACTagccaggctggaggagcagagggacGCGCAGACCAGCAGGAACATCACCCTCTTCCAGGCAGCGTGCAGGGGCTTCTTGGCACGGCAGCAGTTCAAGAAAAGGAAG ATCCAGGATTTGGCCATCCGCTGCGTGCAGAAGAACATCAAGAAGAACAAGGGGGTGAAGGGCTGGCCCTGGTGGAAGCTTTTCACCACCGTGCGGCCCCTCATCGAGGTGCAGCTCACCGAGGACCAGATCCGCGGCAAAGAC GAAGAGATCCAGCAGCTGAAGAGCAAACTCGAGAAGGTGGAGAAAGAGCGTAACGAGCTCCGGCTCAACAGCGACCGCCTGGAGAGCAGG ATCACAGAGCTGACATCGGAGCTGACAGACGAGCGGAACACCGGCGAGTCGgcctcccagctgctggacGCCGAGACGGCTGAGAGGCTGCGGGCCGAGAAGGAGATGAAGGACCTGCAG gCCAAGTACGATGCTCTGAAGAAGCAGATGGAGTCCATGGAGATGGAGGTGATGGAGGCTCGGCTCATCCGGGCGGCCGAGCTCAACGGGGAGCTCGACGATGATGATTCAG GTGGCGAATGGCGGCTGAAATATGAGCGGGCGGTGCGGGAGATCGACTTCACTAAGAAacggctgcagcaggagctggaggacaAGCTGGAGGTGGAGCAGCAGGGCAAGAGGCAGCTGGAGCGGAGG ctgaCGGACCTGCAGGCAGACAGCGAGGAGAGCCAGCGGGCGCTGCAGCAGCTAAAGAAGAAGTGCCAGCGCCTGGCCGCGGAGCTGCAGGACACCAAGCTGCACCTCGAGGGACAGCAAGGACGCAACCATGACCTGGAGAAGAAGCAGCGGAG GTTTGACACCGAGCTCTCGCAGGCGCACGAGGAGGCCCAGCGGGAGAGGCTGCAGCGGGAGAAGCTGAGCCGTGAGAAGGACGTGCTGGTGGCTGAGGTCTTCGGCCtcaagcagctgctggag GACAAGGATTCGGACATTGCGGGGCTGACACAGAAGGCGGAGGCGCtggaggctgagctgcaggacaTCTCCTCCCAGGAGTCGAAGGATGAAGCCTCCCTGGCCAAGgtgaagaagcagctgagggacctGGAGGCGAAGGTCAAAGaccaggaggaggaactggaCGAGCAGGCTGGGACCATCcagatgctggagcag GCCAAGCTGCGGCTGGAGATGGAGATGGAGCGGCTGCGGCAGACCCACGCCAAGGAGGTGGAGAGCCGTGACGAGGAGGTGGAGGAGATTCGGCAGTCGTGCCAGAAGAAG CTGAAGCAGATGGaggtgcagctggaggaggagtaCGAGGACAAGCAGAAGGTACTGAGAGAGAAACGGGAGCTGGAGAGCAAGTTATCTGCTGTCAGCGAGCAG GCCAACCAGCGGGACTTCGAGACGGAAAAGCGCCTGCGCCGGGACCTGAAGAGGACAAAGGCGCTGCTGGCTGATGCACAGATCATGCTGGACCACCTGAAGAACAATGCACCCAGCAAGAGGGAGATCGCCCAGCTCAAGAACCAG ctggaggagtcGGAGTTCACCTGTGCGGCTGCTGTTAAGGCCCGCAAGTCCATGGAGGTGGAGATTGAAGACCTCCACCTGCAGATCGACGATCTTGCCAAGGCCAAGGCAGGG ctggaggagcagctgagccGGCTGCAGCGGGAGAAGAATGAGGTGCAGAGTCGGCTGGAGGAGGACCAGGAGGACATGAATGAGCTGATGAAGAAGCACAAGGCGGCTGTGGCCCAG GCGTCCCGGGACCTGGCGCAGATGAATGACctccaggcacagctggaggaggtcaacaaggagaagcaggagctgcAAGAGAAG CTGCAAGGCTTGCAGAGCCAGCTGGAATTCCTGGAGCAATCCATGGTGGACAAGTCGCTAGTGAGCCGGCAAGAGGCCAAGATCCGCGAGCTGGAGACCAGGCTGGAGTTTGAGCGGACACAAGTCAAGCGCCTGGAG AGCCTGGCCACGCGGCTGAAGGAGAACATGGAGAAGCTGACGGAGGAGCGAGATCAGCGCGCAGCCGCCGAGAACCGGGAGAAGGAGCAGAACAAGCGGCTGCAGCGACAGCTCCGCGATGTCAAGGAGGAGATGGGTGAGCTGGCCAAGAAGGAGGCAGAGGCCAGCCGCAAGAAGCACGAGCTG GAGATGGACCTGGAGAGCCTGGAAGCTGCCAACCAGAGCCTGCAGTCAGACCTGAAGCTGGCCTTCAAGCGCATCGGGGACCTGCAGGCGGCCATCGAGGATGAGATGGAGAGTGACAGCAACGAGGACCTCATCAACAG TTTGCAGGACATGGTGGCAAAgtatcagaaaagaaagagtaaacT TGATGGTGACTCAGACGTGGACTCAGAGCTGGAGGACCGTGTGGACGGGGTGAAGTCCTGGCTCTCCAAGAACAAAGGCTCCTCCAAAGCGCTCTCGGATGATGGCAGCCTGAAGGGCAGCAG cccccccagctcccggcACACCTTCACCTACGACAGATGGGACGAGGAGCAGGACACCGGGGAAAGCACACGCCGCTACTCCCACAGCTCCCCCAGCGCCAGCGAGGCAGACAGCCGGGCCACCGAGACCCCTGCCTAG